In the Acetobacterium sp. KB-1 genome, GGCCTTGTCAACCCGATAAAACCGCTGCGTTACCTTTTCTATCTGATCTTTGGCAATCCCAATCCCCTGGTCGATAACCGCCACTGACACCCCCTGAAGCGTCTTCTTCCCAATAAGGCGAATACTGGTATTTTCACCGCTGTATTTAATCGCATTATCCAAAAGAATCACCAGTAACTGGGTAATCTGCTTTTCATCGCCGATAATGATCAGATCATCCTCCAGCTTGTTGCTAAAAGAAATTCCCTTTTTCCCGGCTAAAGGTGCCATTTTTTCACAAACCATCTTGATTATATAGGTTAAATCGACCGGTTCTCGCTGTACCATCATATCCCCGGAATCGGCCCGGGCTAAGAACATCAGATCTTCAACAATGTGCTGCATCCACTGGATCTCATCATAAGCGTTATTGATCCAGGTCAGCTGACTCTCCACACTTTCATCGGTGCTGGCTTTGACCACTTCCAGATTTGTCTGAATCACGGCAATCGGTGTCCGTAGCTCATGAGAAGCGTCGGCCAGAAATTCCTGTTGACGTTCGACACTTTTTTTAATCGGAATCAGAGAACGGCCAGACAAAAAATAGCCACCCAGAAAAGATAACGAGGCTCCGATCAGGATCGTAAATCCCACCATTTCCTGTGCATTTCCTAACAGTGATCGTTCCGACGCCATATTTTTCATGGCCTGAACAATTTTTAATTCACCATTTTTGTTGACCACCGCATAGGTGCAAATCTTATAATCCTTATCGCCTTGCTTATAATCGCTAATCAGATACTTTTCTTTGTTCTCTTCAAAATAGTGTTTCGAAATTTCTAGCAGCTTTGCTTCTTCAAGGGGAAGCAAGTAAGATTGATCCAGCACTTTAAACTGTTGATCAAAAATTATATAGGAGATATTATTCTGAACAAGACTACGGGCATACTCAAAATATCCCTGTTTTTCTTCTTCGGTCACCTCGTCTCCCGCTTCCTGTCGTTCCAGATATTCAATTTCATTGGCCAACTGGGAACAGTATATCTTAAGATTATTATTCACGTTTGTCTCCACATCCATACTCAAAACCACGTACAGAAAAACGGAAATAAATAATAGGAGTCCGATAAGGACTCCCGTATTCATAAGAGTAAGGTTGATCCGAAGTTTGTTAAGGCTTAACATTCTCCTTCTCCTTTAAAACATAACCCAATCCGCGGATGGTTTTTATATAGGTTTGCGAGGTGTCCAGCTTTTTTCTTAAATAATGGACATAGATTTCGACACTATTCTCCATCGCCAGGCTCTCGATCCCCCAGATCCGGTCCAAGATCTGTTCTTTTGAGATGATCATACCGGGATTCCGAATAAACATTTCCAGCAATTGGGCTTCCTTGGCAGTAAGCCGATTTAAGACCTCATCGACATACAATTCCCCGGAATTAATATTTAATGAAATGTTTGAAAAGTGAATCACATTATCCTGGTAAACCTCCCAGGGGCGACGGCCCAGGGCTCTTACCCGGGCAATCAACTCTTCTGTGACAAAGGGTTTAACCAGATAATCATCGGCACCCATATTTAGTCCGTTGACCTTGTCTTTGGTGTCATCCTTGGCGGTTAACAAAAGAATTGGTACATTCTTTCCCGCTTCCCGAATTGATCGCAGAATTTCCAAACCGGTCATTCCCGGCAGCATAATATCCAGGATAATGACATCGTAGACATCATTCTCACTGAGTAACTTGCCTTCGATCCCATCATTAACAACGTCAACTAATATTTTATTTTTTTCAAAAATCTTCCCCAATGCTGCGGCCAGGGGCTTTTCATCCTCAACTAAAAGAACACGCATGGTTTTTCTCCTCTATAGGTTGCTCTCATCCTTCTTTAGGTTACTCTCATCCTTCTTTTTTTCTGGAAACACCTCTTCTAGCAATTTTTCCATCGGAAGAACGGTTCCTTTAAAATCTGGTTCTTCAATGACCCGACGGCATTCCAGAAAAATCCGCACCGCTCCCTCATAATTCTCCAGAAAATTATCTGACTGAAGGACTTCCCGGTCCATCAAATGATAGATGAATAATCCCATAAAGTAGACCTTATCCGGCTCAATCTTCTTGAGATTCGCGTACTTGAAAAACGCCGAAAGCGCATTATCTTCTTTATCCAGAATTTCGCCGGCAATCCGCACCCATTCCTGAGATAGGGTCTCGGTGACCGCCTCTTTAAAAGCGACCCATAAAATCGCCCGAGCCACCGAATCTTCGACAATATTTAGCGAGTTTTGAACGGCTTCAGCCCCGCGGTTGAAGGCTTCAATAATTTTGGGAGCATAGGTGATCTGGCCTAGGGTATAGTTTTTTCTGAGCCCGGCATCGGTATCGATCAGTTTATTCAGCAGGATATCATCCTTTTTGAGTTCGGTTTGAATCACATACCACTCATCATAGATACAGTAGGGCAAAAATCCAAAATCATTAAAAATATGATTAATAATCCGCTGTACCTGGAGATATTTATCCCGCTTTCGCTGAACTTCTTTCTGTTTTTTGAGAAAGGTCTCCATCTGATAATAAAGGTTGTGTCGTTCAAAAAAACGTTCCATCTGGGCAATGGTTTCCGGTTCATCGCTATAAAAAATCAGTTCATCCAGTTCCCGCTGCTCTTCCCCCAGACTTCGGCCATTATTCATAATCAACTGTAAATACTGCTTGTCCTCATAGGTCACCCGGTTGCAGGGATGATAGAGCGGATTGGGGAAGGTTTCGGTATAGATAAAAAACACCTGATGACTCCGTCTAAAATAAATAATATAGCCCTTGGTGGTAAAAAATCCCCAACCCTTGTCACTGGGTTTATTACCATGCTTGATATGAAACCCTTCCGTGTAAAGACAATTTTTAAGGAGGTAGGTGACAATCTTTTCGTTATTGTCAATGCCCATGTTCCTCAGATTCTGTCGATAATAAGCCCAAAGCAGTTCAATAGCGGTGCCTTTGGGATCAAACAAAGCCTCCATGGAAAACATTTTTTGACTTTTTAAGTTTTTGACAATACACAAAAGTAAACAATCCAAATGGACTGCCTCGATAAATTCACCGGGTTTTATTTTTCCCAGATCTTCAACCACGCGGTCATTAAAATATTCCAGACTATCTTTTTTGAGCTTATCCTGAAGTTTCCCGGTCTTCTGATTAAACCGATCAATGGCGTTGGCCACTGAAAACAGCACACTTTCTGAAACAAGGGTCAGGACTACCTTTTTTTTCTTATCCCAGGGATAAAAAACATTTTTCAGGATCACTTCATTGATGATTTCTGATGATTGCACCTGATAATCGACCTGCACATCGCTGGGAATGGAAATATAAATCAGTTTGGGATTATCAAGGGTATCGATGATCAGGCCCCGGCGGCTCAAAAACACATTGGCTTTAATGAGTTCATCCTCAACGCCACAGTTAACTTCCACTTCTTCTAAAAATTGTTCGTTCTGGATCATATAGGCAATAAAATTTCGGGTGGTGTCGAGTCCCTGTTCAATTAAATTAGCTTCGAACCCGTAAAGCAGTAGAATATGGACGATCCGCACGATATCGCGTTGCCGGTCGACACCACGGCTTTCTTTGGCCCGAATAAAGGTCTGATTAAGAGGGGAGTTCAAATCATAGTAGTCTGGTGCTACCGAAAAGAGCGCCTCAACGGCCAGTAGAATCAACAGATCGACCTCGACTGAGACCATCCCATTTTTTTGAACATCCTTATTTTTCTTAAGGTTATTCATCATCCATTGGTGCATATCCTCTAATTTTTCAACACCCTTTTTTAAGATACTGTTACAGTCGCCGCAAAGGACATCATATTTTATACTTAATCTATCATTATCTAATTTATAATTTCTATCAAAAAAACCGATTGT is a window encoding:
- a CDS encoding cell wall metabolism sensor histidine kinase WalK: MNTGVLIGLLLFISVFLYVVLSMDVETNVNNNLKIYCSQLANEIEYLERQEAGDEVTEEEKQGYFEYARSLVQNNISYIIFDQQFKVLDQSYLLPLEEAKLLEISKHYFEENKEKYLISDYKQGDKDYKICTYAVVNKNGELKIVQAMKNMASERSLLGNAQEMVGFTILIGASLSFLGGYFLSGRSLIPIKKSVERQQEFLADASHELRTPIAVIQTNLEVVKASTDESVESQLTWINNAYDEIQWMQHIVEDLMFLARADSGDMMVQREPVDLTYIIKMVCEKMAPLAGKKGISFSNKLEDDLIIIGDEKQITQLLVILLDNAIKYSGENTSIRLIGKKTLQGVSVAVIDQGIGIAKDQIEKVTQRFYRVDKARSRTEGGTGLGLSIANWIVDEHHAGMTIESEEKKGTKITLNFDKGVDIK
- a CDS encoding response regulator transcription factor, coding for MRVLLVEDEKPLAAALGKIFEKNKILVDVVNDGIEGKLLSENDVYDVIILDIMLPGMTGLEILRSIREAGKNVPILLLTAKDDTKDKVNGLNMGADDYLVKPFVTEELIARVRALGRRPWEVYQDNVIHFSNISLNINSGELYVDEVLNRLTAKEAQLLEMFIRNPGMIISKEQILDRIWGIESLAMENSVEIYVHYLRKKLDTSQTYIKTIRGLGYVLKEKENVKP